A genomic window from Exiguobacterium acetylicum DSM 20416 includes:
- a CDS encoding metal-dependent hydrolase, with translation MKLTYHGQSTVTIETNGHHLVIDPFFSGNEKATTNPDDVKADFILLTHAHADHMLDAERIAKATGATIIATHELATYLSFKGLNVHPMNLGGQFEFSFGKVKMTQAFHSSSIIDEEKQTITYMGMPAGFLLTIEGKEIYHAGDTALFGDLALYGAHHEIDLAFLPIGDNFTMGPDDALIAADMLQAKAVVPIHYDTFDLIKQDANAFCEKIEAQGQTGHPLAIGESLEL, from the coding sequence ATGAAGCTAACTTATCATGGACAGTCAACAGTAACGATTGAAACGAATGGTCACCATCTCGTCATCGATCCATTCTTTAGCGGTAATGAAAAAGCGACGACGAATCCAGATGACGTCAAGGCAGATTTTATTTTGCTAACCCATGCCCATGCCGATCATATGCTTGATGCAGAGCGAATCGCGAAAGCCACGGGAGCAACAATCATTGCTACTCATGAACTGGCGACGTATCTAAGTTTCAAAGGGCTCAACGTTCATCCGATGAATCTCGGCGGACAGTTTGAATTTTCGTTTGGTAAGGTGAAGATGACACAGGCATTCCACTCGTCGAGCATCATCGATGAGGAAAAACAGACGATTACGTATATGGGGATGCCGGCTGGATTCTTGCTGACGATCGAAGGGAAAGAAATCTATCATGCAGGCGATACGGCACTGTTCGGGGATTTAGCCCTTTATGGCGCCCATCACGAAATCGATTTAGCCTTCTTACCGATCGGTGATAACTTCACGATGGGTCCGGATGATGCGTTGATCGCTGCAGATATGTTGCAAGCGAAAGCAGTCGTACCGATCCACTACGATACATTTGATTTAATCAAACAAGATGCCAACGCATTCTGTGAAAAGATTGAAGCGCAAGGTCAAACGGGTCATCCACTCGCAATCGGCGAGTCACTCGAATTATAA
- a CDS encoding winged helix-turn-helix transcriptional regulator: MSTEQFPVNRALAIIGGKWRPQLYCTLENGPKRFLELQRAIPGISRKVLTDQLKELERLGMIERIEYDEAVLHVEYKLTEAAFTLQPAMKGLCAWGEGNQLSES; the protein is encoded by the coding sequence ATGTCGACAGAACAATTTCCGGTCAATCGGGCGCTCGCCATCATCGGCGGAAAATGGCGTCCACAATTATATTGCACGTTAGAGAACGGTCCGAAACGTTTTTTAGAGTTACAACGTGCCATTCCCGGGATTTCTCGGAAAGTCTTGACTGATCAGTTAAAAGAACTCGAACGTCTCGGAATGATTGAGCGGATTGAGTATGATGAAGCCGTCTTACACGTCGAATACAAATTGACAGAAGCGGCATTTACACTGCAACCAGCCATGAAAGGTTTATGCGCATGGGGGGAAGGGAATCAATTATCCGAATCCTAA
- a CDS encoding lactoylglutathione lyase family protein has protein sequence MTYPRNFSHIGLSVPNLDEAVRFYQEVMGWYIIMEPSDVLEDDSAIGVMCTDVFGAGWNKFRIAHMATGDRIGIELFEFPNNEQPENNFEFWKTGIFHYAIQDPDVEGLVEKIVAHGGKQRMPIREYYPGDKPYRMVYCEDPFGNLVEIYSHSYELTYSEGAY, from the coding sequence ATGACGTATCCACGTAATTTTTCGCACATCGGTCTTTCTGTACCGAATCTCGACGAAGCCGTCCGTTTTTATCAAGAGGTGATGGGCTGGTATATCATCATGGAACCATCTGATGTCCTCGAAGATGATTCTGCCATCGGTGTCATGTGTACGGATGTCTTTGGTGCAGGATGGAACAAATTCCGGATTGCTCACATGGCGACAGGTGACCGTATCGGAATCGAGTTGTTCGAGTTCCCGAACAATGAACAACCCGAGAACAATTTCGAATTCTGGAAAACAGGGATCTTCCATTATGCGATCCAAGACCCAGACGTCGAAGGACTCGTCGAAAAAATCGTCGCCCACGGCGGCAAACAACGGATGCCGATCCGCGAATACTACCCTGGAGACAAGCCGTATCGGATGGTCTACTGTGAGGATCCATTCGGTAACCTCGTCGAAATCTACTCTCACTCGTATGAACTCACGTATTCGGAAGGAGCGTATTAA
- a CDS encoding zinc-binding dehydrogenase has translation MKAWLNHSGTAIDQWTFEEVETPTPGEGQALIRVKTVALNPVDYKATNNPAWTFPHIPGVDLAGVVEQIGPGAEVKVGDRVAIHTNLQRDGAFAEYALVDTRALALIPEDVSFAEAAAILCAGMTAYEAIVQKMNTTGKETILIHAGAGGVGGIGIQLAKRLGLSVATTASTENHEWVKRLGVDLAIDYKKENVTDVIRDWTNGRGADLIFNTVGRDEATADLGRLAFSGQLAFIAGGPDQSVVKPFTLSPSIHEVALAAAYASENDRAIRNLGHMASELLKLVATKELDPLVTEEIPAADIVKGLQRLSERHVRGKIIATFN, from the coding sequence ATGAAAGCATGGTTAAATCACTCAGGTACAGCCATTGATCAATGGACATTCGAAGAGGTCGAAACGCCAACGCCAGGAGAAGGACAAGCTTTGATTCGCGTCAAGACCGTCGCGTTGAATCCCGTCGATTATAAAGCGACCAACAATCCAGCTTGGACGTTCCCGCATATTCCGGGCGTTGACCTAGCCGGTGTCGTCGAACAAATCGGACCAGGCGCAGAAGTAAAAGTCGGGGATCGTGTAGCGATTCATACGAACCTGCAACGCGATGGTGCTTTTGCTGAATATGCGCTCGTCGATACACGTGCCCTCGCCCTGATTCCGGAAGACGTCTCATTCGCTGAAGCCGCTGCGATTCTTTGCGCAGGTATGACAGCTTATGAAGCTATCGTCCAAAAGATGAACACGACAGGAAAAGAGACGATCCTCATTCATGCTGGTGCAGGTGGTGTTGGTGGCATCGGCATTCAACTCGCGAAACGCCTTGGTCTTTCGGTCGCAACGACTGCTTCGACGGAAAACCACGAGTGGGTCAAGCGACTCGGTGTCGATCTTGCCATTGACTATAAAAAAGAAAATGTCACGGATGTCATTCGAGACTGGACGAACGGTCGCGGCGCTGACTTGATTTTCAATACAGTCGGTCGTGACGAAGCAACAGCAGATCTCGGACGTCTTGCTTTCTCAGGACAACTTGCCTTCATCGCCGGTGGTCCTGATCAGTCAGTCGTCAAACCGTTCACGCTCTCTCCATCAATCCATGAAGTGGCACTCGCGGCTGCTTATGCCAGCGAAAATGACCGCGCCATCCGAAACCTCGGTCATATGGCAAGCGAGTTATTAAAACTCGTCGCAACAAAAGAACTCGATCCACTCGTCACGGAAGAGATTCCAGCAGCAGACATCGTCAAAGGATTGCAACGTCTATCTGAACGCCACGTCCGTGGTAAAATCATTGCTACATTCAATTAA
- a CDS encoding GNAT family N-acetyltransferase: MEQGMYALTKVKMPDVPENVVFRPISDDERQQALAFASGFLYEVEPRPSERQLAQLHQSMTRHIHQGSLFGLFSGDMLVAMAAATRPTQTGITISYVYTPKELRGNGYASYLVAKLSEHLLQPYPVVTLYTDWSNQTANKIYQHVGFELVGRSLHIKKQERYR, from the coding sequence ATGGAACAGGGGATGTATGCACTGACGAAGGTCAAGATGCCAGATGTTCCGGAAAACGTCGTCTTCCGACCGATTTCGGACGATGAAAGACAACAAGCCTTAGCGTTTGCGTCCGGATTTTTATATGAAGTCGAACCGCGTCCTTCCGAGCGACAGCTTGCACAACTCCATCAGTCGATGACGCGCCACATCCATCAAGGAAGCTTGTTCGGACTGTTTAGTGGAGATATGCTTGTCGCAATGGCGGCAGCGACGCGTCCGACACAAACTGGGATTACGATTTCTTACGTCTATACGCCGAAAGAACTGCGTGGAAATGGGTATGCCTCTTATCTCGTCGCCAAACTATCTGAACATCTACTACAGCCTTATCCGGTCGTGACGCTCTATACCGATTGGTCGAACCAGACAGCGAATAAGATCTATCAGCATGTCGGTTTCGAGTTGGTCGGACGATCCTTACATATCAAGAAACAAGAGCGCTATCGGTGA
- the pyrE gene encoding orotate phosphoribosyltransferase encodes MLMVNPIASALLRIEAVTLSPNDPYTWASGLRSPIYCDNRLTLSYPEVRSLIADALAEKVKRLAVDVIAGTATAGIPHAALVAERLGLPMVYVRSGNKKHGKGNQIEGVIQPGQRVVVIEDLLSTGMSAIEAAEALQAKGADVVRIQAIFSYGMERLSNNLRDAKIESDALLTFEALLETAQQQGDITIEEQKQLADWSKDPVAWSERFTANV; translated from the coding sequence ATTCTCATGGTAAATCCAATCGCTAGTGCGTTACTCCGTATTGAAGCCGTCACCTTATCGCCAAACGATCCATACACATGGGCGAGTGGACTTCGTTCACCAATCTATTGTGATAATCGTTTGACGCTCTCGTACCCGGAAGTTCGTTCGTTGATTGCGGATGCACTCGCAGAGAAAGTGAAGCGACTTGCAGTCGATGTGATTGCGGGAACCGCGACGGCAGGTATTCCACACGCAGCACTCGTCGCGGAACGATTAGGATTACCGATGGTCTACGTACGTAGTGGCAACAAGAAACACGGTAAAGGGAATCAAATCGAAGGTGTCATTCAGCCTGGACAACGTGTCGTCGTCATCGAAGATTTATTATCGACCGGGATGTCTGCGATCGAGGCAGCGGAAGCCTTGCAAGCGAAAGGGGCAGATGTCGTTCGCATTCAAGCGATCTTCTCATACGGGATGGAGCGCTTGTCAAACAATCTCCGCGACGCAAAAATTGAATCGGATGCATTACTGACGTTTGAAGCGTTACTCGAAACGGCGCAACAACAAGGCGATATTACTATAGAAGAGCAAAAACAGTTGGCGGATTGGTCGAAAGATCCAGTTGCTTGGAGTGAACGTTTTACAGCGAACGTTTAA
- the pyrF gene encoding orotidine-5'-phosphate decarboxylase: MNQLYIALDFPTEAEVFSFLERFETTRPAVKVGMELFYAAGGTFVRKLVERGHAVFLDVKVHDIPETARRTMRIIGQLGVDLTNVHVAGGREMMIAAREGLRETNAETQLIGVTQLTSTDEAMLRDLKIEGAMPTVVREYAQLAEAAGLDGIVCSALDLPELVPACRADFRFVTPGIRPTNSQADDQKRVATVLDARQNGASDLVIGRPITRAEHPEQVYQMLLEQWKGQFSW; this comes from the coding sequence ATGAATCAACTTTACATCGCGCTTGATTTTCCGACCGAAGCAGAAGTCTTTTCGTTTCTCGAACGGTTCGAAACGACACGACCGGCCGTAAAAGTCGGGATGGAATTGTTTTATGCAGCAGGCGGAACGTTCGTCCGTAAACTCGTCGAGCGTGGACATGCGGTATTCCTCGATGTCAAAGTCCACGACATTCCAGAAACGGCGCGCCGGACGATGCGTATCATCGGACAGCTAGGCGTCGATCTGACGAACGTCCATGTTGCCGGTGGGAGAGAGATGATGATCGCGGCGCGAGAAGGACTGCGTGAGACGAACGCCGAGACACAACTGATTGGCGTGACTCAGTTGACATCGACGGATGAAGCGATGTTACGCGATTTAAAGATTGAAGGAGCGATGCCGACTGTCGTTCGTGAGTATGCGCAACTCGCAGAAGCAGCGGGACTAGATGGTATCGTTTGTTCAGCACTCGATCTTCCGGAATTAGTTCCAGCCTGTCGAGCAGATTTTCGGTTCGTCACACCCGGCATTCGTCCGACGAACAGTCAAGCGGATGATCAAAAGCGTGTCGCGACCGTTCTTGACGCTCGTCAAAATGGAGCGTCGGATTTAGTGATCGGTCGTCCGATTACACGTGCTGAACATCCCGAACAGGTCTATCAGATGTTACTTGAACAATGGAAGGGGCAATTCTCATGGTAA
- a CDS encoding dihydroorotate dehydrogenase: MTERLRVELPGLSLKNPIMPASGCFGFGEEYAKLYDLSELGAIMIKAATGEERYGNPTPRVAESGMGMLNAIGLQNPGVDGILTNKLPFLETFDTAIIANVAGSTPEEYELVAEKMSRHPGIHALELNISCPNVKSGGIQFGTDPLLAAELTRRVKRVSTKPVYVKLSPNVTSIVEMARAVENAGADGLTMINTLVGMRIDVRTGQPILANRIGGLSGPSIKPVAIRMIHDVAQVVSIPIIGMGGVMEVDDVLEMIYAGASAVAVGTANFVNPYICQELIQQLPERMDELGIDHILDIRGKAYESTLHRA, from the coding sequence ATGACGGAACGATTGCGTGTCGAGTTACCGGGACTCTCTTTAAAAAATCCGATCATGCCAGCATCCGGATGTTTTGGATTCGGTGAGGAATATGCGAAGTTGTATGATTTATCAGAGCTTGGGGCGATCATGATTAAAGCAGCGACGGGGGAAGAACGCTACGGAAACCCGACGCCACGTGTCGCAGAGAGTGGCATGGGGATGCTGAATGCAATTGGTCTCCAAAACCCGGGTGTCGATGGCATCCTAACGAATAAATTGCCTTTCCTCGAGACGTTCGATACGGCAATCATCGCCAATGTCGCGGGTTCGACACCGGAAGAATATGAGCTCGTCGCGGAGAAAATGAGTCGGCATCCTGGCATTCATGCACTGGAATTAAATATTTCCTGTCCGAACGTCAAATCGGGTGGGATTCAATTTGGGACGGATCCGTTGCTTGCTGCTGAGTTGACACGACGTGTGAAACGGGTCTCGACTAAACCGGTTTACGTCAAACTATCACCGAACGTCACCTCGATCGTCGAGATGGCTCGTGCCGTCGAGAACGCTGGTGCAGATGGTCTGACGATGATCAATACACTCGTTGGGATGCGAATCGATGTCCGGACGGGGCAGCCAATCCTTGCCAATCGGATTGGTGGATTATCTGGTCCGTCAATCAAACCAGTCGCGATTCGGATGATTCATGATGTTGCACAAGTCGTCTCGATCCCGATCATCGGCATGGGTGGCGTGATGGAGGTCGATGACGTCTTGGAAATGATTTACGCTGGGGCTTCGGCTGTTGCCGTCGGTACTGCAAACTTCGTCAATCCATACATCTGTCAAGAATTGATTCAGCAGTTACCGGAACGCATGGACGAACTGGGTATCGATCATATTTTAGACATTAGGGGGAAAGCATATGAATCAACTTTACATCGCGCTTGA
- a CDS encoding dihydroorotate dehydrogenase gives MKQLLTVVSRRKVAQGATELVCRLEQPQDIAPGRFMHLRVGPLLRRPISIARVDRDLITFLFKEIGQGTAELASLRPDDTIDALGPLGNGFPIAAIHPAQRVVLVGGGIGVPPLYETMRQLVARGVTCEAILGFDTATSVFYEAEFQALGKTTVTTVDGTHGTTGFVTAALRPESYDVLLACGPEPMLRTLQQQPIEHKYLSIENRMGCGIGACFACVCKTPTGGYVKTCSDGPVFRAEEVVL, from the coding sequence ATGAAGCAACTCTTGACGGTCGTCTCTCGACGAAAGGTAGCTCAAGGTGCGACAGAACTCGTCTGTCGCCTCGAGCAACCTCAGGACATCGCGCCAGGGCGATTCATGCATCTGCGCGTCGGTCCACTCTTACGCCGACCGATCTCGATTGCCCGGGTCGATCGTGACTTGATCACGTTTCTCTTTAAAGAAATCGGACAAGGAACAGCAGAACTGGCTTCTTTGCGTCCGGATGATACGATCGATGCCCTCGGACCGCTTGGAAACGGGTTTCCGATTGCTGCTATCCATCCCGCTCAACGCGTCGTCCTCGTTGGTGGTGGGATCGGTGTCCCGCCGCTGTATGAGACGATGCGCCAACTTGTCGCCCGGGGCGTGACATGTGAAGCGATTCTAGGATTTGATACGGCAACAAGTGTTTTTTACGAAGCGGAATTCCAAGCACTCGGTAAGACGACGGTTACGACCGTCGATGGAACGCATGGCACGACAGGATTCGTCACGGCAGCCTTACGTCCAGAAAGCTACGACGTCCTACTCGCCTGCGGACCGGAACCGATGTTGCGAACGTTACAGCAACAACCAATCGAACATAAGTATCTGTCGATCGAAAACCGAATGGGATGCGGCATTGGAGCATGCTTTGCCTGTGTCTGTAAAACACCGACGGGCGGGTACGTTAAGACGTGTTCCGATGGTCCAGTCTTTCGGGCAGAGGAGGTCGTATTATGA
- the carB gene encoding carbamoyl-phosphate synthase large subunit: MPKRQDIQKILVIGSGPIVIGQAAEFDYAGTQACQALKEEGYEVILVNSNPATIMTDPTVADRVYIEPLQAEFVSRIIRKERPDALLATLGGQTGLNLAVELDRLGVLAEYGVELLGTKLSAIEEAEDRDLFRQLMFKRGHGVPDSEIVHTLEEAQQFRQQIGLPIIIRPAYTLGGTGGGIANTPEEFTRIVEGGLKASPATQVLLEKSIAGMKEVEFEVMRDATNQAIIVCAMENFDPVGVHTGDSIVFAPTQTLSDRDYQLLRNVSLDIIRALGIEGGCNIQFALDPTSFDYYVIEVNPRVSRSSALASKATGYPIAKLAAKIAVGYALSELKNPITETSFASFEPALDYVVAKIPRWPFDKFETADRTLGTQMKATGEVMAMGRTMEEALLKAVRSLEIGTADLYMPRFIEMADDALQQAIRQATDDRLFALYAGFVRGYSVEQIHDWTAIDRLFLEKLHHIWQLEQSVAAGLTPELLLHVKRYGFSDPMLARITGQTETEIRQMREAQAIHPVYKMVDTCAAEFASDTPYYYGTYERENEAIATNRSSILVLGSGPIRIGQGVEFDYATVHSIQAIRQAGYEAIIVNNNPETVSTDFSISDRLYFEPLTTEDVLEVIRNERPLGVIVQFGGQTAINLAESLAAEGVKILGTSLEDLDRAEDRKQFEAALTALDIPQPPGKTAVTVEEAVTAAASLGYPVLVRPSYVLGGRAMEIVYAQEELEHYMKHAVIASPERPVLVDRYLTGIELEVDAICDGTDVVIPGIMEHIERAGVHSGDSIGVYPPQRVSQDIKDRIVDYTTRIAKAFGIKGLLNIQFVYADGALYVLEVNPRASRTVPFISKVTGLPVARLATDIILGETLASYGLTSGVLPEEPLVSVKVPVFSFAKLKEVDPTLGPEMKSTGEVIGTDRTLEKALYKGLLASGMAIPEHGRVLLTVADPDKAEMTDLARRFASLGFTLLATEGTAAYLTEQGLPVQTVGKIDSSSESMLDVIEKGEIEYVINTMSRDSQVTKDGFIIRRAAAENQVVCLTSLDTAEAILRVIESRSFEASAIQAFTHEKKVVIQ; encoded by the coding sequence ATGCCTAAACGTCAAGATATCCAGAAAATTCTCGTTATCGGGTCCGGTCCTATCGTGATCGGACAAGCAGCTGAATTCGACTACGCTGGAACACAAGCGTGTCAAGCCTTGAAGGAAGAAGGATATGAAGTCATCCTCGTCAACTCGAACCCAGCAACGATCATGACGGATCCAACGGTCGCTGATCGTGTCTACATCGAGCCCCTCCAAGCAGAGTTCGTCTCGCGGATCATCCGCAAGGAGCGACCAGACGCCTTACTTGCGACACTCGGGGGTCAAACGGGTCTGAACTTGGCTGTCGAGCTGGATCGTCTCGGTGTCCTTGCTGAGTATGGTGTCGAGTTACTTGGTACGAAATTGTCAGCAATCGAAGAGGCAGAAGATCGTGATTTGTTCCGTCAACTGATGTTTAAACGCGGGCATGGTGTGCCGGACAGTGAAATCGTGCATACGCTTGAAGAGGCACAACAATTCCGGCAACAGATCGGTTTACCGATCATCATCCGTCCGGCGTATACGCTTGGAGGAACGGGCGGTGGAATCGCCAACACACCAGAAGAGTTCACGCGAATCGTCGAAGGGGGACTCAAGGCAAGTCCGGCAACACAAGTACTTCTAGAAAAATCAATTGCCGGGATGAAGGAAGTCGAGTTCGAAGTCATGCGCGATGCGACGAATCAGGCGATCATCGTCTGTGCGATGGAAAACTTCGATCCCGTCGGTGTTCATACTGGAGACTCGATCGTCTTCGCTCCGACACAAACGCTATCGGATCGCGATTATCAATTGCTACGAAACGTCTCGCTCGATATCATTCGTGCACTCGGGATTGAGGGTGGATGTAACATCCAGTTCGCACTGGATCCGACGAGCTTCGACTACTATGTCATCGAAGTCAATCCACGTGTCTCACGCTCGTCTGCACTCGCGTCAAAAGCAACGGGTTACCCAATCGCAAAACTGGCTGCGAAAATTGCCGTCGGGTATGCCTTATCCGAATTAAAGAACCCGATCACCGAGACAAGTTTTGCTTCCTTCGAACCGGCACTCGATTATGTCGTCGCCAAGATTCCGCGCTGGCCGTTCGATAAATTCGAAACGGCAGACCGAACACTCGGAACACAGATGAAAGCAACTGGTGAGGTCATGGCAATGGGACGGACGATGGAAGAGGCCTTACTAAAAGCCGTTCGTTCGCTCGAGATCGGTACAGCGGATCTGTATATGCCACGCTTCATCGAAATGGCAGACGATGCCTTACAACAAGCGATTCGCCAAGCGACGGACGATCGACTCTTCGCCTTGTACGCGGGCTTCGTCCGCGGTTACAGCGTCGAACAGATTCATGACTGGACGGCGATTGATCGCCTGTTCCTAGAGAAGTTGCACCATATTTGGCAGCTCGAGCAATCGGTCGCAGCTGGTTTGACACCTGAACTACTCCTGCATGTGAAGCGGTATGGATTCAGTGACCCGATGCTCGCCCGGATCACCGGACAAACGGAAACGGAGATTCGCCAGATGCGTGAAGCACAAGCGATTCACCCGGTCTATAAGATGGTCGATACGTGTGCGGCAGAGTTCGCGTCCGACACGCCGTACTACTACGGGACATACGAACGCGAAAATGAAGCGATCGCGACGAACCGTTCTTCGATTCTCGTCCTAGGATCGGGACCGATCCGGATTGGTCAAGGCGTTGAGTTCGATTATGCGACAGTCCATTCGATTCAGGCGATTCGTCAAGCTGGCTACGAAGCAATTATCGTCAACAACAATCCAGAAACGGTGTCGACCGACTTCTCGATCTCCGATCGGCTTTACTTTGAACCACTGACAACGGAGGATGTACTGGAAGTCATCCGAAATGAACGTCCGCTCGGTGTCATCGTCCAGTTCGGTGGACAGACAGCGATCAACTTAGCCGAGTCATTAGCAGCAGAAGGTGTAAAAATCCTCGGGACATCGCTTGAGGATCTCGACCGGGCTGAGGACCGGAAACAGTTCGAAGCAGCATTGACGGCGCTCGACATTCCACAGCCACCAGGTAAAACGGCCGTGACAGTCGAAGAAGCGGTCACGGCAGCAGCGTCACTCGGTTACCCGGTTCTCGTTCGTCCATCGTACGTCCTCGGCGGTCGGGCAATGGAAATCGTCTATGCTCAAGAAGAACTGGAACATTACATGAAACACGCGGTCATCGCCTCACCGGAACGACCGGTCCTCGTTGACCGCTACCTGACAGGAATCGAACTCGAGGTCGACGCGATCTGCGACGGAACGGATGTCGTCATTCCAGGCATCATGGAGCACATCGAACGTGCCGGTGTTCACTCGGGTGACTCGATTGGTGTCTATCCGCCACAACGTGTCTCCCAAGACATCAAGGACCGGATCGTCGACTACACGACACGGATTGCGAAAGCATTCGGCATCAAAGGCTTACTCAACATCCAGTTCGTCTACGCGGACGGCGCTCTCTATGTCCTTGAAGTCAATCCGCGTGCTAGCCGGACGGTGCCATTCATCTCGAAAGTGACGGGACTTCCGGTCGCGCGTCTCGCAACGGACATCATTCTCGGTGAGACACTCGCTTCTTATGGATTAACAAGTGGTGTCCTACCGGAAGAACCACTCGTCTCGGTCAAAGTACCGGTCTTCTCATTTGCGAAGCTTAAAGAAGTTGATCCGACACTCGGACCGGAGATGAAATCAACCGGTGAAGTCATCGGAACGGACCGGACGCTTGAAAAAGCGCTCTATAAAGGGTTGCTCGCATCAGGGATGGCAATTCCAGAGCACGGTCGTGTCCTCTTGACGGTCGCAGATCCAGATAAAGCAGAAATGACGGATCTTGCACGACGCTTTGCCTCACTGGGATTCACGCTACTTGCAACGGAAGGAACGGCAGCCTACTTGACGGAACAAGGATTACCGGTCCAGACGGTCGGCAAAATCGACTCGTCTTCCGAATCGATGCTCGACGTGATTGAAAAAGGAGAAATCGAATATGTCATCAATACGATGAGTCGGGACTCACAAGTCACAAAAGACGGCTTCATCATTCGCCGGGCAGCAGCCGAGAATCAAGTCGTCTGTCTGACATCACTCGATACAGCGGAAGCAATTCTACGTGTCATCGAAAGTCGCTCGTTTGAAGCCAGTGCAATCCAAGCCTTCACACATGAAAAGAAAGTGGTGATCCAATGA
- a CDS encoding carbamoyl phosphate synthase small subunit, which yields MHKRTLILEDGMTFEGTAFGSDTTTTGEVVFQTGMTGYQEMLSDPSYCDQMIVLTNPLIGNYGINREDYETTRPLAKALIVREHCQTPSNFRSEMSLDAALQDLDIPGLSGIDTRQLTRHIRSKGVMRGRLVDGEFDLAAELVHLQNAPIETDQVKRASTERAYIIPGAGPRIVLVDFGAKLGIVRELVKRGCEVVVVPYDVSATEVLRYRPDGVMLSNGPGNPKDVPTAIPMIQELTGKVVIFGICLGHQLIALAHGADTFKLPFGHRGANHPVQDIRTGRVDITSQNHGYAVDEQSLRDTVLEVTHLAINDGTVEGIRHTTAAVFSVQYHPEASPGPMDANGLFQQFLEEITKQQEVSHA from the coding sequence ATGCATAAACGGACACTGATACTAGAGGATGGGATGACGTTTGAAGGAACAGCATTTGGCTCGGATACGACAACAACAGGAGAAGTCGTCTTTCAGACCGGAATGACAGGGTATCAAGAAATGTTATCGGATCCATCTTACTGCGATCAGATGATCGTGTTGACGAATCCGTTGATCGGAAACTACGGGATTAACCGAGAAGATTATGAAACGACGCGTCCACTCGCTAAAGCATTGATCGTACGTGAACATTGTCAGACACCGTCGAACTTCCGGAGTGAGATGTCCCTCGATGCAGCACTCCAAGATCTCGACATCCCAGGGTTAAGTGGAATCGATACGCGTCAACTGACACGACATATCCGTTCGAAAGGCGTCATGCGCGGACGACTCGTTGATGGTGAGTTCGATTTAGCAGCAGAACTGGTTCATCTTCAAAACGCCCCTATCGAGACGGATCAAGTCAAGCGGGCCTCGACGGAACGAGCGTACATCATTCCGGGCGCTGGACCGCGGATTGTCCTCGTCGACTTCGGTGCGAAGCTCGGGATCGTCCGTGAACTCGTCAAACGCGGCTGTGAAGTCGTCGTCGTGCCCTACGACGTCAGTGCAACGGAAGTCTTACGCTATCGTCCAGACGGTGTGATGCTGTCGAACGGACCAGGGAATCCAAAGGATGTCCCGACAGCGATTCCGATGATTCAAGAATTGACGGGAAAAGTTGTCATCTTCGGCATCTGTCTCGGTCATCAGTTGATCGCACTAGCGCACGGGGCGGATACGTTCAAGCTCCCATTCGGTCACCGAGGGGCGAATCATCCAGTCCAAGATATCCGGACAGGTCGCGTCGATATCACGTCGCAAAACCACGGGTATGCCGTCGACGAACAGTCATTACGCGATACCGTGCTTGAAGTGACGCATCTTGCGATCAATGACGGAACGGTCGAAGGAATCCGTCATACGACAGCAGCGGTCTTCTCCGTCCAGTACCATCCGGAAGCATCACCTGGTCCGATGGATGCGAACGGTCTATTCCAACAGTTTTTAGAAGAAATCACGAAACAACAGGAGGTCTCTCATGCCTAA